In uncultured Cohaesibacter sp., a genomic segment contains:
- a CDS encoding response regulator transcription factor, which produces MLAYNEKNQPAGFRSALIVDDHPLFCDALCMTLQAVSSIRSVHTVNSLQEALEIIIEHDSPDLIMLDLNLPDVQGLDGLLRLRNTTRSPIVVISSMADNKIISSVIHTGASGFIPKHSNRAIFQKAIETLAQGQKFIPAGYELLENSPALSEDETVKRMASLTNQQARILQLICEGKLNKQIAFELSIAETTVKAHVTAIMRKLGVQSRTQAVLVAKKTSFQSVIDEGEASG; this is translated from the coding sequence ATGCTCGCCTATAATGAAAAGAACCAACCAGCCGGGTTCAGAAGCGCCCTGATCGTAGACGATCATCCGCTTTTCTGCGATGCCCTTTGCATGACCCTGCAAGCGGTTTCCTCGATCCGGTCCGTGCATACCGTCAACAGCCTGCAAGAGGCCTTGGAAATCATCATCGAACATGACAGCCCGGATCTGATCATGCTCGATCTCAATTTGCCTGACGTGCAGGGGCTCGATGGTCTTTTGCGGTTGCGCAACACCACCCGGTCTCCCATCGTGGTCATCTCGTCAATGGCGGACAACAAGATCATCAGCTCGGTCATCCATACCGGCGCTTCCGGCTTCATCCCCAAACACAGCAATCGCGCCATTTTCCAGAAGGCGATAGAGACTCTGGCGCAGGGGCAGAAATTCATTCCCGCCGGCTATGAGCTGCTGGAAAACAGCCCCGCGCTCAGCGAGGACGAAACCGTCAAGCGCATGGCTTCCCTGACCAACCAGCAGGCCCGCATCCTGCAATTGATCTGCGAGGGCAAACTCAACAAGCAGATCGCCTTCGAGCTTTCGATTGCCGAGACCACCGTCAAGGCCCATGTCACCGCAATCATGCGAAAACTGGGGGTACAAAGCCGCACGCAGGCGGTTCTGGTGGCAAAAAAGACCAGCTTTCAGAGCGTCATCGATGAAGGTGAGGCATCCGGCTGA
- a CDS encoding FIST N-terminal domain-containing protein, which produces MTGRAQSASTLEGSADTILRTACVDCNDADAVDVLCLALQPDDLDIVMLFFSPRTDISAFIARMGDPFGHTRLVGCSTAGEIALNGYAEGTIVALGFPKSHFAARNVLIEDLDNLDSQQLVANIIRNRNALAAQAPSWSSEFSLLLVDGLSTCEDQLTAEISFGLGPVPLSGGSAGDGTDFSRTFVLHEGRILSNAAVLVQMISRCPIRVFKTDHLIPAEKRMVVTGADPSRRVVTEINAEPAAREYARILGKDPEQLSPFIFAAHPVVVQFGGQHHVRAIQRVADNGDLVFFSAIDEGVVLTLAEPQDMAEHLQRELQALADPKAPDAIIAFDCILRRLEAEQKQYLGQLSRILADNRVVGFSTYGEQYNSMHVNQTLTGVAIYPPDED; this is translated from the coding sequence ATGACAGGAAGGGCCCAGTCTGCAAGCACGCTCGAAGGGAGCGCCGATACCATCCTCAGAACGGCTTGCGTGGATTGCAATGATGCTGACGCGGTGGATGTCCTGTGTCTGGCCTTGCAGCCCGATGATCTTGATATTGTCATGCTGTTCTTCTCGCCCAGAACCGATATTTCCGCCTTCATTGCCCGGATGGGTGATCCTTTCGGGCATACCCGATTGGTCGGATGCAGCACCGCAGGCGAGATAGCGCTGAACGGATATGCCGAGGGGACGATCGTGGCTCTGGGCTTTCCCAAAAGCCACTTTGCCGCCCGCAACGTGCTGATAGAAGATCTCGACAATCTCGATAGCCAGCAACTGGTTGCCAATATCATCCGCAATCGCAACGCTCTGGCGGCGCAAGCTCCGAGCTGGTCTTCCGAATTCTCCCTTTTGCTGGTTGATGGCCTGTCCACCTGTGAGGATCAGCTCACGGCAGAGATTTCCTTCGGTCTCGGTCCGGTGCCCCTGTCGGGCGGCTCGGCGGGGGATGGAACCGACTTCTCGCGCACCTTCGTGCTGCATGAAGGCAGGATCCTGTCCAACGCCGCCGTGCTGGTACAAATGATCAGCCGCTGCCCGATCCGCGTTTTCAAGACCGATCATCTGATCCCGGCAGAAAAGCGCATGGTGGTGACCGGAGCCGATCCGTCGCGCAGGGTGGTTACGGAAATCAATGCCGAGCCAGCCGCGCGGGAATATGCGCGCATATTGGGCAAGGATCCCGAGCAATTGAGCCCCTTCATCTTTGCAGCCCATCCGGTGGTGGTCCAGTTCGGAGGCCAGCATCATGTCCGCGCCATCCAGCGCGTGGCAGACAATGGCGATCTGGTCTTCTTCTCCGCCATTGATGAAGGCGTCGTCCTGACTTTGGCCGAACCGCAGGATATGGCCGAGCATCTGCAAAGAGAGTTGCAGGCACTGGCCGACCCGAAGGCGCCAGATGCGATCATCGCCTTTGATTGCATCCTGCGGCGGCTGGAAGCCGAGCAGAAGCAATATCTGGGACAACTTTCCCGGATATTGGCGGACAATCGCGTGGTCGGCTTCTCCACTTATGGCGAGCAATATAATTCCATGCATGTCAACCAGACGCTGACCGGTGTTGCCATCTATCCACCCGATGAGGACTGA
- a CDS encoding aldehyde dehydrogenase family protein has protein sequence MDINTPASRSAALDTSHLGVEFPFKARYGNFINGQFTEPKSGQYFDNVTPITGEVICQCARSNGDDVEAALDAAHAAFPAWGKTSTTERSNILLKMADLMEANTKMLAVAETIDNGKPIRESIAADVALAIDHFRYFAGCIRAEEGHISEIDNNTYAYHIPEPLGVVGQIIPWNFPLLMAVWKLAPALAAGNCVVLKPAEQTPASIMVFMELVGHLLPPGVVNVVNGFGLEAGKPLASSKRVAKIAFTGETTTGRLIMQYASQNLIPVTLELGGKSPNIFFEDIMDADDAFFDKCLEGFSMFALNSGEVCTCPSRALVQESIYDDFMARALERVKKVKQGNPLDMATMIGAQASGEQKEKISSYLKIGEQEGATCLMGGTVANLPGLEGGNYINPTVFKGNNKMRIFQEEIFGPVLSVCTFKDDDEALAIANDTEFGLGAGVWTRNGNRAFRFGREIQAGRVWTNCYHAYPAHAAFGGYKQSGIGRETHKMMLEHYRQTKNMLVSYSTDALGFF, from the coding sequence ATGGATATCAATACACCGGCCAGCCGCAGCGCTGCGCTCGACACCAGCCATCTGGGCGTCGAATTTCCGTTCAAGGCACGCTATGGCAACTTCATCAACGGCCAGTTTACCGAGCCGAAGTCAGGGCAGTATTTCGACAATGTCACCCCCATCACGGGCGAAGTGATCTGTCAATGTGCCCGCTCGAATGGCGATGACGTCGAAGCAGCATTGGATGCAGCCCATGCGGCCTTTCCGGCCTGGGGCAAGACATCAACCACGGAACGCTCCAACATTCTGCTCAAGATGGCAGATCTGATGGAAGCCAATACCAAGATGCTGGCGGTGGCGGAAACCATCGACAATGGCAAACCGATCCGCGAGTCGATTGCCGCTGACGTGGCGCTTGCGATCGACCATTTCCGCTATTTCGCAGGCTGCATTCGTGCCGAGGAAGGGCATATCTCGGAAATCGACAACAACACCTATGCCTATCACATTCCCGAGCCGCTGGGCGTGGTCGGCCAGATCATTCCCTGGAACTTTCCGCTTCTGATGGCTGTCTGGAAACTGGCGCCGGCACTGGCAGCAGGCAACTGCGTGGTGCTCAAGCCTGCGGAACAGACCCCGGCCTCGATCATGGTGTTCATGGAACTGGTTGGCCATCTTCTGCCGCCAGGCGTGGTCAATGTGGTCAATGGCTTCGGTCTTGAAGCTGGCAAACCTCTTGCCTCTTCCAAGCGTGTCGCCAAAATCGCCTTTACGGGTGAGACAACAACCGGCCGCCTGATCATGCAATATGCGTCACAGAATCTCATTCCGGTGACGCTGGAGCTTGGCGGCAAGTCGCCCAACATCTTCTTTGAAGATATCATGGATGCGGATGACGCCTTCTTTGACAAATGCCTTGAAGGCTTCTCGATGTTCGCCCTCAATTCGGGCGAGGTCTGCACCTGTCCGTCTCGCGCGCTGGTGCAGGAATCGATCTATGACGATTTCATGGCCCGCGCTCTGGAACGGGTCAAGAAGGTCAAGCAGGGCAACCCGCTCGACATGGCAACCATGATCGGCGCCCAGGCATCGGGTGAGCAGAAGGAAAAGATCTCGTCCTATCTGAAGATCGGAGAACAGGAAGGCGCGACCTGCCTGATGGGTGGCACGGTGGCCAACCTGCCCGGCCTTGAGGGTGGCAACTATATCAATCCGACTGTCTTCAAGGGCAACAACAAGATGCGCATCTTCCAGGAGGAGATTTTCGGACCGGTTCTCTCGGTCTGCACCTTCAAGGATGATGACGAAGCGCTGGCCATTGCCAATGACACCGAATTCGGCCTCGGGGCCGGTGTCTGGACCCGCAATGGCAACCGCGCCTTCCGCTTTGGCCGCGAAATTCAGGCCGGTCGCGTCTGGACCAACTGCTACCATGCCTATCCGGCCCATGCGGCCTTTGGTGGCTACAAGCAGTCGGGTATCGGTCGCGAGACTCACAAGATGATGCTGGAGCATTATCGCCAGACCAAGAATATGCTGGTGAGCTATTCAACCGACGCTCTGGGTTTCTTCTGA
- a CDS encoding efflux RND transporter permease subunit: MIRYFAKHPTAANLLMVGILLIGILALPKLQRDTFPETDPTQVEVRVNYPGATALDVEEAVCLRFEEALGIIPDKLEMTCEARENLAIAVVTMIEGRDFDTFFNDIKSEIEAITGFPENVERPAVTKMERTATISTIAITGIDDPAALFAYADKMLTRVMRNKEIAQATMKGFADPLIDIRVSETALRDLGLSISDVADAIQAQSIDLPAGTLETRSGDLVLRYADQRRKPREFGELVIQSSDDGGIVRLKDIATIAKGFEFAEDKVSFNGKQAALIEIAKTPNQDTLKIKALIDDILKSERAIAPPGVSLDISQDVSPNIVDRLRILTENGLQGLVLVFLTMWVFFSLRYSFWVAMGLPVSFLGAIFAMQGLGYTLNTMTMVGLIVSTGLLMDDAIVISENIGARLKKGESELEAAVNGTRQVLPSVVSSFLTTILIVGPLALMEGKIGAVLKVLPVILVITLAISLIEAFLILPAHLYHSLKKQGSRKQSRFHAAFERGFERFRTGIFGRMIDWAVSWRYLTTGVIIAMIILSASAYSSGMLKFRSFPNLESDTIQARILMPQGTPLAETELAVQQVVDALDKVNKDFAPLQKDGRDLVNNVLVYYGVNVDANEKGPHLATISADLLPAQERKGSLQEMLSTWRKYTGPVPGSLAMKFTDKERGVAGNAIDIRLRGNDLEEIKQAGDALKAFLYSYDGVVDVLDDLRPGKPEYIVRLHDDAGGLGLTAKSVSEELRAIIQGNTGLEIHSGRYGVDVRVRLAEGAIDSRGGIHSIYVTASDGSKIPLSTVADVIESRGYARINRVDGQRTVTVQGSIKPNVVNARELMMEVKTKFLPALKKQYPEVSPAFNGQGKEAATTGGSLLTNFYIGLAFVFILLSFQFRSYILPVVVLAAIPLGAIGMVIGHLLMGLDISIPSLVGLATLSGVVVNNSILLVSFIHEEMEAGHDPLEATKQAARARFRAVVMTSLTTIAGLLPLLAETSTQAQFLIPLVNSLAFGLLTATVLSLFLVPSLFAILTDFGYARRASDRKDTGPANATD; encoded by the coding sequence ATGATCCGCTATTTCGCCAAGCATCCCACGGCAGCCAACCTGCTGATGGTCGGCATTTTGCTGATCGGCATTCTGGCCCTGCCGAAATTGCAGAGAGACACTTTCCCCGAGACGGATCCGACGCAGGTGGAAGTGCGTGTCAATTATCCCGGCGCGACAGCGCTGGATGTGGAGGAAGCCGTTTGCCTGCGCTTTGAGGAAGCGCTGGGGATCATTCCCGACAAGCTGGAGATGACCTGCGAAGCGCGGGAAAATCTCGCCATTGCCGTCGTGACCATGATCGAAGGGCGCGATTTCGACACTTTCTTCAATGATATCAAGAGCGAGATCGAGGCAATCACCGGCTTTCCGGAGAATGTCGAGCGCCCGGCGGTTACCAAGATGGAGCGCACCGCGACTATCTCGACCATCGCCATTACCGGTATCGATGATCCCGCCGCCCTGTTTGCCTATGCCGACAAGATGCTCACCCGCGTGATGCGCAACAAGGAGATCGCCCAGGCAACCATGAAGGGCTTTGCCGATCCGCTGATCGATATCAGGGTGTCGGAAACGGCGCTGCGGGATCTGGGGCTGAGCATCAGCGATGTTGCCGATGCGATCCAGGCGCAAAGCATCGATCTGCCAGCCGGCACGCTGGAGACAAGAAGCGGCGATCTGGTGTTGCGCTATGCAGACCAGCGACGCAAGCCGCGAGAATTTGGCGAACTCGTGATCCAGAGTTCCGATGATGGTGGCATCGTCCGTCTCAAGGATATCGCCACCATTGCCAAGGGCTTCGAATTTGCCGAAGACAAGGTGAGCTTCAATGGCAAGCAGGCCGCACTCATCGAAATTGCCAAGACGCCCAATCAGGATACGCTGAAAATCAAGGCCCTGATTGACGACATCCTGAAAAGTGAACGGGCCATCGCTCCTCCGGGTGTCAGCCTTGATATCTCGCAGGATGTGTCGCCCAATATCGTGGATCGCCTGCGCATCCTCACGGAAAATGGCCTTCAGGGGCTGGTGCTGGTGTTCCTGACCATGTGGGTCTTCTTCTCCCTGCGTTACAGTTTCTGGGTGGCCATGGGGTTGCCGGTTTCCTTCCTCGGGGCGATCTTCGCCATGCAGGGGCTGGGCTATACGCTCAACACCATGACCATGGTGGGGCTGATTGTCTCGACCGGCCTATTGATGGATGACGCGATCGTCATTTCGGAAAATATCGGCGCACGGCTGAAGAAAGGCGAAAGCGAGCTGGAGGCCGCAGTCAATGGCACAAGGCAGGTTCTACCAAGCGTGGTCTCCTCCTTCCTGACGACGATCCTGATCGTTGGCCCGCTGGCCCTGATGGAAGGCAAGATCGGGGCTGTGCTGAAGGTATTACCGGTCATTCTGGTGATCACGCTGGCGATCAGTCTGATCGAGGCTTTCCTGATCCTGCCCGCCCATCTTTATCACTCGCTGAAAAAGCAGGGCTCCAGAAAGCAGTCCCGCTTTCATGCGGCCTTCGAGAGGGGCTTCGAGCGGTTCCGGACCGGCATTTTCGGTCGCATGATCGATTGGGCCGTATCCTGGCGCTATCTGACCACGGGAGTGATCATTGCCATGATCATTCTTTCCGCTTCGGCCTATAGCTCCGGCATGCTCAAGTTTCGGTCCTTTCCCAATCTGGAGAGCGACACGATACAGGCGCGCATCCTGATGCCGCAGGGCACTCCGCTTGCCGAAACAGAGCTGGCGGTGCAGCAGGTGGTTGATGCGCTCGACAAGGTCAACAAGGACTTTGCTCCCTTGCAGAAGGATGGCCGGGATCTGGTCAATAATGTGCTGGTCTATTACGGGGTCAATGTGGATGCCAACGAGAAGGGGCCGCACCTGGCAACCATCAGCGCCGATCTGCTGCCAGCGCAGGAGCGCAAGGGTTCCCTGCAGGAAATGCTTTCCACATGGCGCAAATATACCGGTCCCGTGCCGGGCAGTCTGGCGATGAAATTCACCGACAAGGAACGCGGTGTTGCAGGCAATGCCATCGATATCCGCCTGCGCGGCAATGATCTGGAGGAGATCAAGCAGGCAGGCGACGCGCTCAAGGCCTTCCTCTACAGCTATGACGGCGTGGTCGATGTGCTTGACGATCTGCGTCCGGGCAAACCGGAATATATCGTCAGGCTGCATGATGATGCAGGCGGACTGGGGCTGACGGCCAAATCGGTGTCCGAGGAACTGCGTGCCATCATTCAGGGCAATACGGGGCTGGAAATCCATTCCGGGCGCTATGGCGTCGATGTGCGCGTCAGGCTGGCCGAGGGCGCGATTGACAGTCGCGGCGGCATCCATTCGATCTATGTCACCGCCTCAGACGGCTCCAAGATCCCGCTGTCAACGGTGGCCGATGTCATCGAAAGCCGGGGCTATGCCCGCATCAACCGCGTCGACGGGCAACGCACCGTTACGGTTCAGGGGTCGATCAAGCCCAATGTGGTCAATGCGCGCGAATTGATGATGGAGGTCAAGACCAAGTTTCTCCCGGCTCTGAAAAAGCAATATCCCGAAGTCTCGCCCGCTTTCAACGGACAGGGCAAGGAGGCGGCAACGACGGGTGGATCCCTGTTGACCAACTTCTATATCGGGCTGGCCTTCGTCTTCATCCTGCTGAGCTTCCAGTTCCGCAGCTATATCCTGCCAGTTGTCGTTCTGGCGGCGATACCGCTCGGGGCGATTGGCATGGTGATCGGCCATCTCCTGATGGGGCTAGATATCTCGATCCCGAGCCTTGTCGGCCTTGCCACTCTTTCAGGCGTCGTGGTCAACAATTCGATCCTGCTGGTTTCCTTCATTCATGAAGAAATGGAGGCCGGGCATGATCCGCTGGAGGCCACGAAACAGGCCGCCAGAGCACGCTTCAGGGCCGTGGTCATGACCTCTTTGACCACCATTGCCGGGCTGTTGCCACTGCTGGCGGAAACCAGCACACAGGCGCAATTCCTGATCCCGCTGGTCAACAGCCTTGCCTTTGGATTGTTGACGGCAACGGTGCTGTCGCTGTTTCTCGTGCCAAGCCTGTTCGCCATTCTGACCGATTTTGGTTATGCAAGGCGAGCATCTGACCGCAAGGATACCGGCCCTGCGAACGCGACAGACTGA
- a CDS encoding TAXI family TRAP transporter solute-binding subunit — protein MFKKLALAASLLCAAFVSVPASAQDQLRFSAGPPGGNWFALGGALAETWTQAGIPASSSTGGGVSNVVNTDRGKTDLGFSVTALVGAATKGEDPFKKAYDNVSVLANVYRQYTYFVMRKDYADKNGIKSVADIVEKKLPIRLATLKPGTSSEFVIRAAFEKGLGVGWKDIQDWGGSVSFASYSDGSNQLADNHLDCFAFSVGRAASVVLKIESQIDVVILPVDKKILDAMTDALGTVTFEIDPSIYKSVTEPVPTIGDYTSIVVRKDLDEDTVFNLTKALWENKDTLQKGVKAVEELNPQEAIPASAPAHPGAVKFWKSVQ, from the coding sequence ATGTTTAAAAAGTTGGCGCTTGCTGCCTCATTGCTTTGTGCAGCTTTCGTTTCGGTCCCTGCCAGTGCGCAGGATCAGCTTCGCTTCTCTGCGGGCCCTCCGGGGGGTAACTGGTTCGCACTTGGTGGCGCGCTGGCTGAAACCTGGACACAGGCCGGCATTCCGGCATCGAGCAGCACCGGCGGCGGTGTTTCCAACGTCGTCAATACCGACAGGGGCAAGACCGATCTGGGCTTCTCCGTAACCGCTCTGGTTGGCGCCGCCACCAAGGGGGAAGACCCGTTCAAGAAGGCCTATGACAATGTATCGGTTCTGGCGAATGTCTATCGTCAATATACCTATTTTGTCATGCGCAAGGATTATGCCGACAAGAATGGCATCAAGTCGGTCGCCGATATTGTCGAGAAGAAACTGCCCATTCGTCTGGCGACTCTCAAACCGGGCACCTCTTCGGAATTTGTCATCCGCGCTGCCTTTGAAAAGGGGCTGGGCGTTGGCTGGAAAGACATTCAGGACTGGGGCGGCTCGGTTTCCTTTGCGTCCTATTCGGATGGCTCCAACCAGTTGGCCGACAATCATCTGGATTGCTTTGCCTTCTCCGTTGGCCGCGCCGCTTCCGTGGTGCTGAAGATCGAAAGCCAGATCGATGTGGTCATCCTGCCGGTTGACAAGAAGATCCTCGACGCCATGACCGATGCACTCGGCACGGTCACATTCGAGATTGATCCTTCCATCTACAAGTCCGTGACGGAACCCGTCCCGACCATTGGTGACTATACCAGCATCGTGGTGCGCAAGGATCTGGACGAAGACACGGTCTTCAATCTGACCAAGGCTCTCTGGGAAAACAAGGACACCCTGCAAAAGGGTGTGAAAGCGGTTGAGGAACTCAATCCTCAGGAAGCCATCCCGGCCTCCGCTCCGGCCCATCCGGGCGCTGTCAAATTCTGGAAATCGGTTCAGTAA
- a CDS encoding PAS-domain containing protein → MDYGLINPDDTLERQNEKLLKIVTTLMRRVEKGVDASGVAYAQFQRAVMLEDEVRSRTHDLERALDLLNESNARLARANAETETARVNLANALETVQEGFALFDAEDVLVMCNSRFGLHLRDVHPHLKAGLHFETYVQMVSTSRYLDLPEGQNAQTWAALRLERHKDNHVAFNVCMAGDFWLQVSEHRTPDGGTVILQTDITDMVLLERQERERLLDGQARLIRATLEHLNQGICIFDHQNRLIGWNQRAGELLTIPARLFQLGSGFAALYKHIRAKVSFADSSVAHQIEEWVQDGATRAPLSFEILIGRERTLAAFAQQMPNEGFVISFTDVSAERAAVRAMSEVNETLEQRVAERTLELEDALREAERANASKSRFVAAASHDLLQPLSAAKLFVASLESEIDVPELNERISKACNALMSAEAILNALLDISKLDSGRAALHVGPVSLEKLLEQLRDELGPLAEKKGLQFRMVPTCAIVDSDASYLRRILQNLISNAIRYTVKGKVLVGVRKRGDKRIVEVWDTGPGIPEHEQGRIFDEFQRLNASVSAADGMGLGLAIVERACRLLKHPLRLHSELGRGTLFSVELPCTPDLPKCDLPQDLILLGRQKRLSLEHHIVLLIENDSNLRSAISITLEKWGVDVLPCANEAEATSVLQELDIAPDAIIADYQLDAGILGTDVVERLRERYGKVPACIISANRSPLLAEQCRNLGAALHHKPLNPLELREFLEDAASR, encoded by the coding sequence TTGGATTATGGACTGATCAATCCCGATGACACACTGGAGCGGCAGAATGAGAAGCTGCTCAAGATCGTGACAACCCTGATGCGGCGCGTCGAAAAGGGCGTTGATGCCTCCGGCGTTGCCTATGCCCAGTTTCAGCGGGCCGTGATGCTCGAAGACGAGGTGCGCTCGCGCACCCATGATCTGGAACGGGCGCTGGACTTGCTCAATGAATCCAACGCCCGTCTGGCCAGAGCCAATGCCGAGACCGAAACCGCACGGGTCAATCTGGCCAATGCGCTGGAAACAGTGCAGGAAGGCTTTGCCCTGTTCGATGCCGAAGATGTGCTGGTCATGTGCAACAGCCGCTTCGGGCTGCATTTGCGCGATGTCCATCCCCATCTGAAAGCCGGGCTGCATTTCGAGACTTATGTCCAGATGGTCAGCACCAGCAGATATCTGGATTTGCCCGAGGGCCAGAATGCCCAGACATGGGCGGCATTGCGGCTGGAACGCCACAAGGACAATCATGTCGCCTTCAATGTCTGTATGGCCGGGGATTTCTGGCTACAGGTGAGCGAACATCGCACGCCTGACGGCGGCACGGTCATTCTGCAAACCGACATCACCGATATGGTCCTGCTGGAGCGGCAGGAGCGCGAGCGCCTGCTCGATGGTCAGGCGCGCCTGATCCGTGCCACCCTTGAACATCTCAATCAGGGCATCTGCATCTTCGATCATCAGAACCGGTTGATCGGCTGGAATCAGCGCGCCGGAGAGTTGCTGACGATCCCGGCGCGTCTGTTCCAGCTGGGCAGCGGCTTTGCTGCGCTCTACAAGCATATCCGCGCCAAGGTGAGTTTTGCCGACAGCTCGGTTGCGCACCAGATCGAGGAATGGGTTCAGGATGGCGCGACACGCGCCCCTCTCTCCTTCGAAATTCTGATCGGCAGGGAAAGAACGCTGGCCGCCTTCGCCCAGCAGATGCCCAACGAGGGCTTCGTGATCAGTTTTACCGATGTGAGCGCGGAGCGGGCCGCCGTGCGGGCCATGTCGGAGGTGAATGAAACGCTCGAGCAGCGCGTCGCCGAGCGCACGCTGGAACTGGAAGATGCCTTGCGCGAAGCGGAAAGGGCCAATGCCTCCAAATCCCGTTTTGTCGCTGCTGCCAGCCATGATCTGCTCCAGCCTCTCTCGGCCGCCAAGCTGTTTGTCGCTTCGCTCGAAAGCGAAATAGACGTGCCGGAACTGAATGAACGCATTTCAAAGGCCTGCAACGCACTGATGAGCGCCGAGGCGATTCTCAACGCGCTGCTGGATATCTCCAAGCTGGATTCTGGGCGGGCGGCACTGCATGTGGGGCCGGTTTCGCTGGAAAAACTGCTGGAACAGTTGCGCGACGAACTTGGCCCGTTGGCAGAAAAGAAGGGGCTGCAATTTCGGATGGTGCCCACCTGCGCAATCGTTGACAGCGATGCGTCCTATTTGCGCCGTATCCTGCAAAATCTGATCAGCAATGCCATCCGCTACACCGTGAAGGGCAAGGTCCTGGTCGGGGTGCGCAAACGGGGCGACAAGCGGATTGTAGAGGTCTGGGATACCGGGCCGGGCATTCCAGAGCATGAGCAGGGCAGGATCTTTGATGAATTCCAGCGCCTCAATGCCAGTGTGAGCGCTGCCGATGGCATGGGGTTGGGCTTGGCGATCGTCGAGCGGGCCTGTCGCTTGCTCAAACATCCCTTGCGCCTGCATTCCGAGCTGGGCAGGGGAACGCTCTTTTCTGTCGAACTGCCCTGCACCCCGGATCTGCCCAAATGCGATCTACCACAGGATCTCATCCTGCTCGGCAGGCAGAAACGGCTCAGCCTTGAGCATCATATCGTTCTGCTGATCGAGAATGACAGCAACCTCAGAAGCGCCATCTCGATCACGCTGGAAAAATGGGGCGTCGATGTCTTGCCCTGCGCCAATGAAGCGGAGGCGACATCGGTGTTGCAGGAGCTGGATATCGCTCCGGACGCCATCATCGCCGATTATCAGCTTGATGCGGGCATATTGGGAACGGATGTGGTGGAGCGGCTGCGCGAGCGCTACGGCAAGGTGCCCGCCTGTATCATCTCGGCCAACCGTTCGCCGCTGCTCGCCGAGCAATGTCGCAATCTTGGTGCTGCACTTCACCATAAACCGCTCAACCCACTGGAACTGCGCGAATTTCTGGAAGATGCCGCGAGCCGCTAG